The DNA segment TTAGTTTAATCGCTCCGCATCCTTGCGTTTTAACGACTCGTCAAGCTGGCCACACGGTCGGGGTAAAATTGCCTGTCGAATAGCCGCCGGGAATTATTTCGGCCTTGCCATCACCGCCAACTCGGTCGTGGCGGAGAGATTCCGGCGGAAGTAAATTTGAACCGCGCAAGGTCAGAGTCTTGCCGCGTCAGCGATCCCGTTGATTACGTCGGGAATTTTTATCCGGCGTATTACACGACGACGCAGACCGATACGCGCCAGGCGCAGACCAAGATGAAATTATTCACTGGCGTGAACGGGGATTGCCTTGAACAAACTTGCTGTAGAGACTGACGGAAGCATAATACTTGACCGAAGGTTTTCGACCGATCGGATGCGGCAATTTCGCATCCACCCGGAATGCGCTTGTAGCTCAGTTGGATAGAGCAACTGCCTTCTAAGCAGTGGGTCGTGGGTTCGACTCCCGCCAAGCGCACCATCGGCATTTACGATCGCGCCGCAACCCACTACTCTTGCCGGGTGCTGACCCTCGAACAGCTTTCAGATTTATTTGCACAACATCGCGCCGCTGCCGCCGTGCGGGTGGCGGAATTCACGCTTGGCGGTCAGCCGTTCGCTTTCAATTCCCAATCCGCCATCATGGGGGTGGTGAATCTTTCCGCAGATTCCTGGTATCGCGAGAGCGTTTGTCTCACTGCGGACAGCGCCATCCAGCGCGGCAAACGGCTGGCGGCGGAGGGGGCGCAAATTGTGGATTTGGGCGCGGAATCCACGCTGGCGCACGCGGCGCGAGTCACGGCTGGCGGACAAAACTCCCAACTACTGCCGGTCATTCGAGAATTGCGCGCCGCGCAGATTTTGGTGTCGGTGGAAACCTATGAACCGACCGTGACGCGCGCTTGTCTCGAGGCCGGGGCCAATCTCCTCAATCTTACCGGCACCGAGCATGGCGATGAAATTTTCCATCTGGTGGCGGCTCACGAAGCGGCGGTGATCCTTTGTTACGTGCAGGGGCGTAACGTGCGTGAGGTGGGCGATTTTGATTTGCGAACCGATCCGATTCCGATGCTGCACGATTTTTTTGCGCGCCGCATCGAAGCCGCGCAACGCTGCGGCGTGAAACGCATCTTCATTGATCCGGGTCTGGGATTTTATTACCGCAATTTACAAGACAGTGCGGTGCGAATTCGACATCAGATGCGCGTGTTCCTCAACACGTTTCGCCTGCGGACCCTGGGTTTTCCGGTTTGTCAGGCGCTGCCACATGCCTTCGAATATTTTCGGGAAGAAGTGCGTTGCGCCGAGCCGTTCTTCGCCGTGCTGGCGGCGCTGGGCAAAACCGACCTGTTCCGCACGCACGAAGTGCCACGCATCAAAGCCGTGCTGGACACGCTCCAGGCTTACTGACGTTCGCACAGGAACACGCCTTCTTCGCCGGAGCGCGTGACCCATTGCGTCCGCACCCGCAGTCCGACCTTGGCCAAATGTTGTTGCGCCAATTCCGGCGTGTAGCGGTAGGAGAAAAACAGGCGCACTTTTGTGCCGCGCGGAAAGGGAATCGTTTCGCCGGCCACAGTGATGCGGCGCGCGCGGTGGAAATGAAAGTGCGCCACCACGCGTTGCAGTCCGGTAATCCCGCGTTCGATGCGGAATTTTATTTCACCATCCGTGCGGGCAACGCCCAGGTGCAGCAAGAAGGTCAACAACCATTCCCGAGTCAGTGGGTTGTCGTATTGAGGCAGAATCCGCCTCATGCCTTGCGCGTAATTCGCGCCGGGAGCGAGGTTGGCACTGAAGAGCAACCGATCCTGGCGCCGCACTAATTGGCTTAACCGCGGCAGAATTTTCTCCGGTTCAAAATTTGGGATCATGCCGAAGAAAGTAATCAGTCGCGCGGCGCGCGGCGCGGTCGGCGTCTCGAGAACCGCCGGCAAATCTCGGGCGACAGCGAGATCGCACACCAACGGAAACAAATTTTCCGGCGGCAGCACCGCTCGCGCCGTTTGGTGCGCCACCAGCACCATGGCCGTGCTGACATCCACCGGCGCGTAGCTGAGTTGCTTGCCGCGCGCGCGCAACCGTCGCAACAACCGCGTGTCCTTTTGTCCGCCACCGCAGCCCAAGCCGATCAAGTGAACCGCGCGCGACCGGATTTGATCCGCGACGGCGGCAAACGCGCGATTATAGGTCGCCGCGCAATCGGCATCATTCCGCGACGGCGAATAGACCTGGTGCAACGCGAGCCACTGATTGGTCTGCTGAACGGAATCGTAATGAAATTGATGATTGATGCGGCGGGTGCGCAGCGAGTGCCGCAGCGCACGCTGGATGTTTTCCGGCGTTTGACTGGAATGGATGGCGACGTTGACCACAGACAACATGAATCGGTCGTCGCAGATTTACCACGGGAAAGCAAGCCCGGGAATGAGCCGGGGCGCGTCAGAACTCGCGGAAGGTGATGCGCGCCTTGCCGAGATCGTACGGTGAGATTTCGACTTTGACCTTGTCCCCGACATTGATACGAATCCAATTTTTGCGCATTTTGCCGGAGATGTGCGCGAGGACTTCGTGACCGTTGGCGAGAGAGACACGGAACATGGTTCCCGGCAGAACCTGAGTGACCGTTCCCGTCAGTTCAATTGCTTCTTCTTTTGCCACAAGAACAATTTATTTACGGAAAGCGTAATGAAATCGGCGAAAATAATGCAATCGCTTTTCGGAAGTCGGCGGCTGCCGTGAAACTGCATCCGGGCGCGGCAATTTAACCGGCCGGCAGCATCACGGTTTGACGGGCTCGTCGCCCATCAGTTCAGCCAGCTTGGGTTCCATGATTTCCGCCCAAAGTTGATAGCCGTGCGGCGTTGGGTGAACCGCGTCGCGCATCATGTCCTTGGGAATCCGACCGTCGCGATCCAGGAAGATGTAACCGAAATCGAGGAAGTGAATCCATTCGCCATCATCCAATTTGTGCAATGCCTGATTCACCTCCAGCACCTTGGCGCGCTGCGGATTGAAATCTTCACGAAACGGAAAAATGCCGAGGAGCAGGATTTTGGTTTGCGGCAGCTTTTCGCGCAATTTGGCCACCACCGCCGTCACGCCTTCCAAAATCATCCGCGAGGTATTGCTCGCATCGGGCGCGTTGTTGACGCCAATCAGCACCACCGCAACCCGGGGATGCAACCCGTCGAGATTGCCGTGGTCCAGTCGCCAGAGCACATGCTGCGTGTGATCGCTGCCGATACCGAGATTCAGCGCGTTACGAGGCGCGTAGTATTTGGCCCAAACCTCCTTGCCGTTGCCTTCCCAGCCCTGCGTGATGGAGTCGCCCACGAAAATCAGTTGGGCCCGTCCGGCGTTCTCCTCAACGCGCTGATTCAATTCCGCAAAACGGTTCGTGGCCTTTTCCTCCGTGCGCGGCGCGGGAATGACGCAACGATTCGTGCTGCCGGATTCATCGGCGCGCGCGCTGACGAGATGGGCCAGGAGCGCCAAGGCGACGAAGAGTCGGGCGCGGCGAAAAAGTTTTCCGACGCGGATTGGGCTAAAAGCGATGGCGGTTTGCATAGGCAATTGCGGACGAGTTTGTAGCGGTTCTAACCGTCTCCAGGCAAGAAATCTTCGCGAAATCCTGATGCCTCCCAAGTTGACATCTTCCCAACGTATCCGGTTTTGCGCTTGCCCTATGAATAGCTTAGCTGGTGAGATGAGATACTTATGAGCAAAACCAAGTCTGCCGAGCGCCGTCTTGAAACGGCTTACCAACTCGCCCGCGAACGTTATGCTGGTCTGGGTGTGAACACCGACCAGGTGCTGCGCCAACTCGCCAAAGTGCCGGTGTCGTTGCATTGCTGGCAGGGCGACGATGTGGGTGGCTTCGAAAATTTTGGCGGCCCGCTGACCGGCGGCATCATGGCCACGGGTAATTATCCCGGCAAAGCGCGCACCCCGGATGAACTGCGCGCGGACGCCACCCAGGCGCTCACGCTGATTCCGGGCCGGCACCGTTTCAACCTGCACGCGTTCTACGGCGAATTCGGCGGCAAGAAGGTGGATCGCAACGAAATCGAGCCGCGCCATTTCCGCAACTGGATTGCGTGGGCCAAGTCGCTGGGCATCGGTTTGGATTTCAATCCCACCTGTTTCTCGCATCCGAAATCCGCCAGCGGTTTCACCCTCTCCCATCGCGACGCCGGCATCCGCCGGTTCTGGATCGAGCATTGCCAACGCAGCCGGGAAATCGGCGCCGCCATGGGCCGGGCGCTGGGCACGCCGACGGTGACCAACATCTGGGTGCCCGACGGCATGAAAGACACTCCGGCGGATCGGCGCGGTCCGCGCGAACGGTTGCGGGAATCGCTCGATACCGTGTTCAAAAAGAAACTGAACCCCAAGCACCATCTCGATGCCATCGAAGGCAAATTGTTCGGCATCGGCGCGGAAAGTTACACCGTGGGGATGCACGAGTTCTATCTCGGTTACGCGGTGCAACATCAAACGCTCGTTTGTTTGGACGCCGGGCACTATCACCCCACCGAGAACATGGCGGACAAAATTTCTTCCGTGCTCTGCTTCGTGCCGGAGATTTTGCTGCACGTCAGCCGCGGCGTGCGTTGGGACAGCGATCATGTGGTCACGCTTACCGATGAACTGAACGCCATCGCGCAGGAATTGGTGCGCGGCGATTACCTCGGCCGCACGCACCTTGGTCTCGATTTCTTCGATGCCAGCATCAACCGCCTCGCCGCCTGGGTCATCGGCACGCGCAACATGATTCGCGCGCTGTGTCTGGCAATGTTGGAGCCGCACGCCCGCTACAAACAGCTTGAACGCGCGGGCGATTACACGTCGCGTCTGGCGTTGATGGAGGAGGCGAAGACGTTGCCGTTCGGCGCGGTGTGGGATTATTATTGCCTGCAACAAAATGTTCCCGTTGGCGAAGCCTGGCTGGCCGAGGTGAAGAGTTATGAGAAAAATGTTTTGAGCCAACGCGCGTGAGGTGAGTTTTCAGATACGGCTGGAGCTGAACCGACCCACCGCGAAGTGGTGTCAGAAATTAGCCGGGCGTTGAGCGAAAAAGGCTATGGCAAACAAAGTTTATCTGGCAGTGGATTTGGGCGCGGAAAGCGGGCGCGTCATCGCGGGCGTTTGGAACGGTAAACGGTTGCGACTGGAGGAAGTCAACCGCTTCCCCAACGGCGGAGTGGTCCTGGCCGATTCACTGCGCTGGGATTTGCTGCGCCTCTGGGCGGAAATCCAGACCGGCCTCGCGCTGGCGCAGAAAAAATATGGGCGCCAGATCGTCTCCATCGGCGCGGATACCTGGGGCGTGGATTTTGTTTTGCTGAACCGACGAAACGAAATCCTCGGCCAGCCCTATCACTATCGCGACGCCCGGACGCGCGGCGCCTTAAAGCGCGCGTTCAAACAAGTGCCGCGCGCAGAAATTTTCGCGCAATCCGGACTGCAATTTCTGGAATTCAATTCGCTCTATCAATTGTTGGCCTGGCAGAGACACGCGCCCGAACTGCTCGACGCCGTGGAGACGCTGCTCTTCATTCCGGACTTTCTGCATTGGGCCATGTGCGACGTGAAACGCGCGGAGTTCACCATCGCTTCGACCTCCCAATTCGTGCATCCGCGCCGCCGCGACTGGTCTTTGCCGTTGCTCAAGAAATTTGGATTGCCGACCCATTTTCTGCCCAAAATCGTTCCTCCCGGAACGACGCTCGGTCGCGTCCGCAAATCGCTGGCGGCGGCAACCGGACTCACCGGTGTGAAAGTGGTGACGCCACCCTCGCACGATACGGCGTCTGCGGTGGCCGGCGTTCCCACCGCGCACACCGGCGCTGCCAACTGGGCCTATCTCAGTTCCGGCACGTGGTCGTTGTTGGGCGCGGAAGTGTCCGATCCAGTGCTGTCCCGGCGCGCGTTGGAACTGAACCTGACCAACGAAGGCGGCATTGATGGCACATATCGGTTGCTTAAAAACATCATGGGCCTTTGGCTGGTGCAACAATGTCGGCGCGCTTTTGCCGCCGCCGGAAAAAATTACGATTACGATCAACTCGCGAAACTCGCCGCCCGGGCGCGCCCGATGCGCTCGCTCGTGGACGCGAACGATCCGCGCTTTCTGAACCCGCCGCACATGCCGCGCGCCATTCAGGATTTCTGCCGGGAGACGCATCAACCCGTGCCGCAGCGCGTCGGCGAATTGGTGCGCTGCTGCTACGACAGCCTGGCGTTGAAATATCGAGACACCCTGGCCGCGCTCGAAGAACTTACGGCGACCCCCTGCGAAATCATCCACATCGTCGGTGGCGGTGCGCAAAGTGAATTGCTGAATCAACTTACCGCCGATGCGTGCCAGCGACCGGTTCTCGCCGGACCGGTTGAAGCGACCGCGCTGGGCAACCTGCTCACGCAAGTTCGCGCCGATGGCGAACTCGAATCGCTGGCCGAAATGCGCGCGGTCGTCCGCGCCTCCAGCCCCGTGAAACACTACGCGCCGCGCCCGACGGCATCGAATAATCTGAAGTTATGAATCCGGGTTTTTCAGCTTCGGATTTATGAGTTTTCGAGTTTGGCTGAAGCTGCGCCTTGTTGTCACCAGAGCTTGAGGTCGTCCGCGAGGGCGGCGGCGCTGCCTCGACTCCTCATCAACCATTCAGATGGATTTGGACGCGGGTTTCGTCGCGGTAACGGTTGGTTTGAGGATGGTTACGGTGGCGGCACGGTAAATTTTTCGTGCAGGCGATCGTGTAGCAAACGTTGATCTTCCTCCGTCAAATTCTGCAGATATTCCTGCACGAGGGCGTTGGCGCGAAAGTTTTGTGAGCGTTGGACTGCGGCGGCAAATTCAGTTTCATCCGACCAAAAGGCGGTGCCGGAGTCAAACATCGCCCACGGTTTGGGTCGCAGGTTACCGTCTTTCTTGCGATATTTCACCCCATCCACCAGGGACGATTTGCCGACGAAGCGCCAGGTGCGATCAAAGAACACGCGCTCGGCTCGAAATGCACTCTCCGCCTCCGTGTAGCGCACCCAAAGTGTGAACGACGCTGCAAACTGCCGCCGGCGTTTTTCGTAATCGCGAAACGTGCCCAGATCATTTTCCGGTTGGCGCGTGTTCCGGGTGGCCTTGATGGAAATTTCAATCGTGTTCGTGCCGCAGTGAATGGCCAGATCGGCCAAACGATTTTTTTCCTGGCCGGGCGCGGCGTCACCCGCATCAAAGTTTTCTCGCTGCAATTCGGGAATGCGTTGGAGCAAAATCTCTCGCAACGCGGCAATGCTCACATCTTCAAACTGCCGCCAGACCGTGGTGTAGCTGCCAACCACGACATTGGTACGCAACTGCTCGGTCAATTCGACGCTCAGGTTCGTGGTCAGCAGGTCCAGTTGCGCGATAACCGGCGCGACCCGCGGTTCCGCTGCCTGCCCCGCGCTGGCGCAAATTAAGAGCGTCAGTGCAAGCCACCGGACGGAGCTGGCGCGCTGCAGTTTCACGGCGGCGGTTGGGGTTGCGTTTCGAGCAACGGCACAGCGGCCAGATTTTTATGAGCCGGAGCGCCACCCAAATCGGCGAGGCGTTCGCCCGCTGGTCGCACCCGCGATTGGAAACTCGCGGCGGCTTTATTGTAAGCGGCATTGGCCTTTTCCAACCCGTCGCGGATGGAGTCGAAGTGATCGGTGAAGGTGACCACGCGCGCGTAAAATTCCTGCGCGGCAACGGCGATTTTCTGGGCGTTCTCGGTTTGCGCGTGTTGCTGCCAGCTTACGCTGACGGAACGTAAGAGCGCGATCAACGACGCCGGGGTGGCCAGCAGAATGTGTTTGCGCGCGGCTTCCACGATCAAATCGCGGTCGCCCTCCAGTGCGGCGCTGAACAACGATTCGGCTGGAACAAACAACACGACGTGATCCAACGCGTTGGGGAATTGCCGTGGATAATCCCGTTCGGCCAGCGCTTTGATGGTCGCCTTGAGTTTGGCCGCGTGGGCGGCCAGGGCCTCGGCGCGTTTGGCGGTATCCGCCGCCTCCAACGCACTCAAGAAATCCAGTTCCGGCACTTTGGCGTCCACGATGATGAGCCGGTCGCCGGGCAGCTTCACGATCATGTCCGGCTTCTTGTCGTCGGACTGCGTCTGTTCCGTGAAGTCACAGTGCGCGCTCATGCCGGCGGCCTCCACGACGCGGCGCAACGTCTCTTCGCCCCAGCGCCCGCGCGCCTGGTTCGACTTCAGCACGGAACGAAACTGCGCCGTTTCGGCGGCGAGTGATTGGCTGGATTGCGCGAGTGATTCGAGTTGTTTCTTCACCTCGCCCAACGTGGCGGCCTGCGTGGTTTCACTCTGCTGCAAGCGTTTTTGATACGTGTCCAATTGTTGTTTGAGCGGCTCGACCAACACCTTGATGGATTCCTGGCGCTTGTCCAAATCGCCCTTGGCCGCTTCCTGAAATTTGCCGAACGACTGCTCGGCCAGTCGCAGGAATTCCGGCGCCGTTTGCTTCAACGCATCGGCGCTCAACGCCTTGAACGCCTCGCGCAAATCCGTCAGCGCCTTGGCCTGCGCTTCCTTGGCGTCGGCCAACGCGCGTTCGTGCAACGTT comes from the Verrucomicrobiia bacterium genome and includes:
- the rmuC gene encoding DNA recombination protein RmuC, giving the protein MSLGAQLAIAFLLGGGLGWLIGYLMTRGKPPVAPTNAALENELRQQLQQREAELTSLRSEVVTIKTTLATAQANQASAEKLLAEQKTLHERALADAKEAQAKALTDLREAFKALSADALKQTAPEFLRLAEQSFGKFQEAAKGDLDKRQESIKVLVEPLKQQLDTYQKRLQQSETTQAATLGEVKKQLESLAQSSQSLAAETAQFRSVLKSNQARGRWGEETLRRVVEAAGMSAHCDFTEQTQSDDKKPDMIVKLPGDRLIIVDAKVPELDFLSALEAADTAKRAEALAAHAAKLKATIKALAERDYPRQFPNALDHVVLFVPAESLFSAALEGDRDLIVEAARKHILLATPASLIALLRSVSVSWQQHAQTENAQKIAVAAQEFYARVVTFTDHFDSIRDGLEKANAAYNKAAASFQSRVRPAGERLADLGGAPAHKNLAAVPLLETQPQPPP
- the infA gene encoding translation initiation factor IF-1, with product MAKEEAIELTGTVTQVLPGTMFRVSLANGHEVLAHISGKMRKNWIRINVGDKVKVEISPYDLGKARITFREF
- a CDS encoding L-histidine N(alpha)-methyltransferase; this translates as MLSVVNVAIHSSQTPENIQRALRHSLRTRRINHQFHYDSVQQTNQWLALHQVYSPSRNDADCAATYNRAFAAVADQIRSRAVHLIGLGCGGGQKDTRLLRRLRARGKQLSYAPVDVSTAMVLVAHQTARAVLPPENLFPLVCDLAVARDLPAVLETPTAPRAARLITFFGMIPNFEPEKILPRLSQLVRRQDRLLFSANLAPGANYAQGMRRILPQYDNPLTREWLLTFLLHLGVARTDGEIKFRIERGITGLQRVVAHFHFHRARRITVAGETIPFPRGTKVRLFFSYRYTPELAQQHLAKVGLRVRTQWVTRSGEEGVFLCERQ
- a CDS encoding L-rhamnose isomerase, with translation MSKTKSAERRLETAYQLARERYAGLGVNTDQVLRQLAKVPVSLHCWQGDDVGGFENFGGPLTGGIMATGNYPGKARTPDELRADATQALTLIPGRHRFNLHAFYGEFGGKKVDRNEIEPRHFRNWIAWAKSLGIGLDFNPTCFSHPKSASGFTLSHRDAGIRRFWIEHCQRSREIGAAMGRALGTPTVTNIWVPDGMKDTPADRRGPRERLRESLDTVFKKKLNPKHHLDAIEGKLFGIGAESYTVGMHEFYLGYAVQHQTLVCLDAGHYHPTENMADKISSVLCFVPEILLHVSRGVRWDSDHVVTLTDELNAIAQELVRGDYLGRTHLGLDFFDASINRLAAWVIGTRNMIRALCLAMLEPHARYKQLERAGDYTSRLALMEEAKTLPFGAVWDYYCLQQNVPVGEAWLAEVKSYEKNVLSQRA
- a CDS encoding rhamnulokinase; the encoded protein is MANKVYLAVDLGAESGRVIAGVWNGKRLRLEEVNRFPNGGVVLADSLRWDLLRLWAEIQTGLALAQKKYGRQIVSIGADTWGVDFVLLNRRNEILGQPYHYRDARTRGALKRAFKQVPRAEIFAQSGLQFLEFNSLYQLLAWQRHAPELLDAVETLLFIPDFLHWAMCDVKRAEFTIASTSQFVHPRRRDWSLPLLKKFGLPTHFLPKIVPPGTTLGRVRKSLAAATGLTGVKVVTPPSHDTASAVAGVPTAHTGAANWAYLSSGTWSLLGAEVSDPVLSRRALELNLTNEGGIDGTYRLLKNIMGLWLVQQCRRAFAAAGKNYDYDQLAKLAARARPMRSLVDANDPRFLNPPHMPRAIQDFCRETHQPVPQRVGELVRCCYDSLALKYRDTLAALEELTATPCEIIHIVGGGAQSELLNQLTADACQRPVLAGPVEATALGNLLTQVRADGELESLAEMRAVVRASSPVKHYAPRPTASNNLKL
- a CDS encoding dihydropteroate synthase, with product MGSTPAKRTIGIYDRAATHYSCRVLTLEQLSDLFAQHRAAAAVRVAEFTLGGQPFAFNSQSAIMGVVNLSADSWYRESVCLTADSAIQRGKRLAAEGAQIVDLGAESTLAHAARVTAGGQNSQLLPVIRELRAAQILVSVETYEPTVTRACLEAGANLLNLTGTEHGDEIFHLVAAHEAAVILCYVQGRNVREVGDFDLRTDPIPMLHDFFARRIEAAQRCGVKRIFIDPGLGFYYRNLQDSAVRIRHQMRVFLNTFRLRTLGFPVCQALPHAFEYFREEVRCAEPFFAVLAALGKTDLFRTHEVPRIKAVLDTLQAY
- a CDS encoding GDSL-type esterase/lipase family protein, whose translation is MQTAIAFSPIRVGKLFRRARLFVALALLAHLVSARADESGSTNRCVIPAPRTEEKATNRFAELNQRVEENAGRAQLIFVGDSITQGWEGNGKEVWAKYYAPRNALNLGIGSDHTQHVLWRLDHGNLDGLHPRVAVVLIGVNNAPDASNTSRMILEGVTAVVAKLREKLPQTKILLLGIFPFREDFNPQRAKVLEVNQALHKLDDGEWIHFLDFGYIFLDRDGRIPKDMMRDAVHPTPHGYQLWAEIMEPKLAELMGDEPVKP